A single Arachidicoccus sp. BS20 DNA region contains:
- a CDS encoding TonB-dependent receptor, whose product MRYKSFLLFLLLLPASILFAQTSVTGKIYDAVSKEAVGGVTVSDNTHSVMSDASGKFSIRTKDTALKISCTGYATTIIKLAEMRADIALQPVTNKLGEVVVSANRTVEKRTEAPIAISVIGKQTIEDTKAQRLDFLLNKVSGVNMVNLGNEQHEMSIRQPMTTNNLFLYLEDGIPLRTSAVFNHNALIEMNMTAAKSIEVIKGPSSALYGAEAIAGTVNLITQAPPAFASGYVSAQMNNHGYKRADAQVGFTQGKIGFIASGYYANQNNGIIQYSDFHKSASTYRLDYHIDSNTTWTNSVTYVDYFSDMYGSLDSAHFAQKNYAAQKFFTYRKVYAFRGRSTISHKWNDHSTTTATFMYRNNSVIQNPAYQIASYHVGGVTANPVSNDTATGNINDNAFHSYGLFLQHVQQFKFLKSKLIVGSVAEVSPQQFNENFIWVKKENGNYVSYTNPDSLLANFKTLVTNAAAYADYDFTVARGLRISTALRYDAFEYSFVNFLTGSKVTGGPSSVTNYHKLAPKVGFTYNINGIGFYGNFSQGYVPPQITDVFGKVNSTYLKPQNFTNYEIGGWLSLIQNKIYIDWSAYLMNGKDEIISVRMPDGTSQSQNAGQTRHKGLEYGITYTPTSDWMLRFSGTSAKHSFVNYVASGVDYNGEQMSTAPNFFGNAEVEYKPHYVKGFRIGAEWQHVGKYFEDNLNTHTYNGYNVLNLRVGYSRKHYEVWINALNVLNEYYSVISTYSASSGYNYQLGDPRAFTFGVSYKFGK is encoded by the coding sequence ATGCGATATAAATCTTTTTTATTGTTTCTTCTTTTGTTACCGGCTTCAATATTATTTGCACAAACTTCCGTTACAGGAAAAATATACGATGCCGTAAGCAAAGAAGCCGTCGGCGGCGTCACAGTTTCAGACAATACACATTCCGTAATGTCCGATGCTTCGGGTAAATTTAGTATTCGTACAAAAGATACTGCTCTGAAAATAAGCTGTACGGGCTATGCAACTACAATAATTAAACTCGCTGAAATGCGTGCAGATATTGCGTTACAACCTGTAACTAATAAATTAGGCGAAGTAGTTGTAAGCGCCAATCGTACGGTTGAAAAAAGAACCGAAGCGCCTATTGCCATTTCGGTTATCGGTAAGCAAACTATTGAAGATACAAAGGCGCAGCGACTGGACTTTTTACTGAATAAAGTAAGCGGCGTAAACATGGTTAACCTCGGCAATGAGCAGCACGAGATGAGCATTCGCCAGCCGATGACAACGAATAATCTTTTCCTGTACCTCGAAGACGGTATTCCGTTGCGTACGTCAGCCGTATTTAATCATAATGCGTTGATTGAAATGAATATGACCGCTGCAAAAAGCATTGAAGTTATCAAGGGTCCATCGTCTGCCTTATACGGCGCGGAGGCTATTGCAGGAACGGTAAATCTTATAACGCAGGCGCCGCCTGCATTTGCGAGCGGTTATGTAAGTGCGCAAATGAATAATCACGGCTATAAAAGAGCCGATGCGCAGGTTGGTTTTACACAGGGAAAAATCGGTTTTATCGCAAGCGGTTATTATGCCAATCAGAACAACGGAATTATTCAGTACAGCGATTTTCATAAATCGGCAAGCACGTACCGGCTGGATTATCACATTGACAGTAACACCACTTGGACAAACAGTGTAACGTATGTAGATTATTTCAGCGATATGTACGGCTCGCTGGACAGCGCGCATTTTGCGCAAAAAAATTATGCTGCACAAAAATTTTTCACATACAGAAAAGTATATGCTTTCAGAGGGCGTTCAACAATTTCGCATAAGTGGAACGACCACAGCACAACTACGGCAACATTTATGTACCGCAACAATTCCGTGATTCAAAACCCTGCATATCAAATTGCATCGTACCACGTTGGCGGTGTTACTGCAAATCCTGTTTCCAACGATACGGCAACAGGCAATATTAATGATAATGCTTTTCATTCTTACGGTTTGTTTTTGCAGCATGTGCAACAGTTTAAATTTCTGAAAAGCAAGCTGATTGTGGGTTCCGTCGCAGAAGTATCGCCACAGCAGTTTAATGAGAATTTTATCTGGGTAAAAAAAGAAAACGGGAATTATGTGAGTTATACAAATCCCGATTCTTTGCTGGCAAATTTTAAAACGCTCGTTACCAATGCAGCCGCTTACGCCGATTATGATTTTACGGTGGCAAGAGGATTGAGAATTTCCACAGCCTTGCGTTACGATGCATTTGAATATTCGTTTGTGAATTTTCTCACAGGTTCAAAGGTTACGGGCGGTCCGTCGAGTGTAACCAATTATCACAAGCTCGCGCCTAAAGTCGGGTTTACTTACAATATAAACGGCATCGGTTTTTACGGCAATTTCAGTCAGGGTTATGTGCCACCGCAAATCACGGATGTGTTTGGTAAAGTAAACAGCACTTATTTAAAACCGCAAAATTTTACCAACTATGAAATAGGCGGATGGCTTTCATTAATACAAAATAAAATCTACATAGACTGGAGCGCGTATCTGATGAACGGCAAAGATGAAATCATTTCCGTAAGAATGCCCGACGGTACTTCGCAATCGCAAAACGCAGGACAGACACGGCACAAAGGCTTGGAGTACGGCATCACTTATACGCCGACAAGCGATTGGATGTTGCGTTTTTCAGGCACAAGCGCCAAACACAGTTTTGTGAATTACGTTGCAAGCGGCGTTGATTATAATGGCGAACAAATGAGTACCGCGCCCAACTTTTTCGGTAATGCGGAAGTGGAGTATAAGCCGCATTATGTAAAGGGTTTCCGCATTGGTGCGGAATGGCAGCACGTAGGAAAATATTTTGAAGATAATTTAAACACGCATACATACAACGGTTACAATGTGCTGAACCTGAGAGTTGGTTATTCGCGCAAACATTACGAAGTATGGATAAATGCGTTGAATGTGTTGAACGAATATTACTCCGTAATATCAACGTATAGCGCAAGTTCAGGCTACAATTATCAGTTGGGCGACCCGCGTGCATTTACGTTTGGTGTGTCTTATAAATTCGGAAAATAA
- a CDS encoding TonB-dependent receptor, with the protein MFKKLIAAICILLPMCLAAQQVKKNDTIQGGFLQTVIINNSGKNANFHGMRYDGQARTERLLENIPGVSLISRGNFAQEPVLRGMSNGQINITIDGMHIFGACTDRMDPITSYIEPNNMKAVQVSGGPEFGAGGATIGGSMNFNLRNAQTDTVHSWKGAVGTGFETNASARQFLSNLQYSSRRLAFSVDGIYRKAGNYSPGGNKTKNIERYGKWTAANGFSVDKKGRINFSQYEKWNLHANALYRLSRHQSLSADYLQDEGTNIGYPALTMDVAFARTKMASITHEYRNNDKALYYWQTKVYYNDVNHAMDDTKRPKEEVSMHMDMPGHSKTGGAYSQMYWQISANQLVRIKAEAYYNRWHASMTMYPNDGGNIMYMLTIPDAQRTVVGVDAVDEIHIGDGWQLMPGIHGEYNRSSIYSAEGKATLTSIYTGNPDRTTGLYNAYLQLNYHAVSPFSFGIKLARGMRAPTLKEAYAFYLFDRVDGYDYLGNPTIKKEESYNTEFSIGYAERGFTATLKGFGYFFHNYIAGFVQSGFSPMTSGANGVKQYGNISSAHIIGATLLADWNISKRILFNSNTTWQKGRDKNKNYLPMMPPLKSANTFRYNTHGWRLFVEGIGAAAQNKVSSFYGETHTPGFLIADAGADKTIDFNGQQIILGLTCNNIFNKYYYEHLDVIKLPREGRNFIMHVTYNF; encoded by the coding sequence ATGTTTAAGAAATTAATAGCGGCAATTTGTATCTTATTGCCGATGTGTTTAGCTGCACAACAAGTTAAAAAGAACGATACAATTCAGGGTGGCTTTCTCCAAACGGTAATCATCAATAATAGCGGTAAGAATGCCAACTTTCACGGTATGCGCTACGATGGACAGGCAAGAACGGAACGTTTGCTGGAAAACATTCCGGGCGTTAGTCTCATCAGCCGGGGCAATTTTGCGCAGGAGCCTGTGTTGCGTGGCATGAGCAACGGGCAAATCAATATTACCATTGACGGTATGCACATATTCGGCGCTTGTACCGACCGCATGGACCCCATAACGTCTTACATAGAACCAAATAATATGAAAGCGGTACAGGTTTCGGGCGGACCCGAATTTGGCGCCGGGGGAGCCACCATTGGCGGTAGTATGAACTTTAATTTGCGCAATGCACAAACAGATACGGTTCATTCGTGGAAAGGCGCTGTGGGAACGGGTTTTGAAACTAATGCTTCCGCCCGCCAGTTTTTGAGCAATCTGCAATACAGTAGCCGACGCCTTGCATTTTCAGTTGATGGCATATACAGAAAAGCCGGTAATTATAGCCCCGGCGGAAATAAGACCAAAAATATTGAACGGTACGGTAAATGGACGGCGGCGAACGGATTTTCTGTAGATAAGAAAGGTAGGATAAACTTTTCCCAGTACGAAAAATGGAATCTTCATGCCAATGCGTTGTACAGGCTTAGCAGGCACCAATCATTAAGTGCGGACTATTTACAGGACGAGGGAACAAATATCGGTTATCCTGCATTGACGATGGATGTTGCTTTTGCACGAACCAAGATGGCGAGCATTACACATGAATACCGCAACAACGATAAGGCTTTATATTATTGGCAAACCAAAGTTTATTATAACGATGTAAACCATGCCATGGACGATACTAAACGTCCGAAGGAAGAAGTATCCATGCACATGGATATGCCCGGACATTCCAAAACAGGCGGCGCATATTCGCAAATGTATTGGCAAATATCGGCAAATCAGTTAGTGCGCATAAAAGCCGAAGCGTATTACAATCGCTGGCATGCGAGCATGACGATGTATCCGAACGACGGCGGCAATATTATGTACATGCTTACTATTCCCGATGCACAGCGAACAGTTGTTGGAGTTGATGCTGTAGATGAGATACATATAGGAGATGGCTGGCAACTAATGCCCGGCATTCACGGAGAATACAACCGTTCTTCTATTTATTCTGCAGAAGGAAAAGCAACCCTCACATCTATTTATACAGGTAATCCCGATAGAACAACAGGATTATACAACGCCTATCTTCAGTTGAATTATCATGCTGTATCGCCATTTAGTTTCGGTATAAAATTGGCACGGGGCATGCGTGCGCCAACCTTGAAGGAAGCGTATGCTTTTTATTTATTTGACAGAGTTGACGGCTACGACTACCTGGGAAATCCGACTATTAAGAAAGAGGAATCCTATAACACTGAGTTTAGTATCGGTTATGCCGAAAGAGGGTTTACAGCAACTTTGAAAGGCTTCGGGTATTTCTTTCATAATTATATCGCAGGCTTTGTGCAGTCAGGGTTTTCGCCGATGACTTCAGGTGCGAACGGTGTGAAACAATACGGTAATATTTCATCCGCACATATTATTGGGGCAACGCTGCTTGCAGACTGGAACATCTCTAAAAGAATCTTATTTAACAGCAATACTACCTGGCAGAAAGGCAGGGATAAGAATAAAAATTATCTGCCGATGATGCCGCCATTGAAATCGGCAAATACATTCCGCTACAACACGCATGGTTGGCGGCTTTTTGTAGAAGGGATTGGGGCGGCAGCGCAAAACAAAGTAAGTAGTTTCTATGGCGAAACACACACGCCGGGCTTTTTAATAGCAGATGCCGGTGCGGATAAAACCATTGATTTTAACGGGCAGCAAATCATTCTTGGATTGACGTGCAACAATATTTTCAACAAATATTATTACGAGCATTTAGACGTAATCAAATTGCCGCGCGAAGGAAGGAATTTTATCATGCACGTTACTTATAATTTTTAA
- a CDS encoding FixH family protein yields MLKYIKVLIFSVIVLSFAACSKSDVTDNSKPTDPAADYSKMASYVLSGTSIRVDVYRQYDSLFVGYNPLYFKLTDTASGQLVNNASLMLNPTMNMGAMMHGCPIDQPEYIDSLRLYKAGISFLMSSDAAMDMNESMDMSVGWTLPTNISLNGNTYKDTLPVTVKDMGVGKEFIQSTLGSDGNTYYLVLVHPWQKEQAVGMNDLEVAVYRKDGMFDFPAVDGLTLSFVPTMPSMGHSSPNNIAPVSIGNGHYKGKVNFTMTGDWQLDFTIKNGSNTLANGVDIDLFF; encoded by the coding sequence ATGTTAAAGTATATTAAGGTCTTAATATTCTCTGTTATTGTATTGTCTTTTGCCGCTTGTTCCAAGAGTGATGTTACGGATAATTCAAAGCCGACAGACCCAGCTGCGGATTATAGTAAAATGGCAAGCTATGTATTATCGGGTACATCCATTCGGGTGGACGTTTATCGGCAATATGATTCATTATTTGTCGGCTATAATCCTCTGTATTTCAAACTTACGGATACGGCTTCCGGGCAATTGGTCAACAATGCTTCCCTCATGCTAAATCCCACTATGAATATGGGTGCGATGATGCATGGTTGCCCGATAGACCAGCCTGAATATATCGACAGTCTCCGCTTGTATAAAGCGGGCATTTCATTCCTGATGAGTTCCGATGCAGCGATGGATATGAATGAAAGTATGGATATGAGCGTGGGGTGGACGCTCCCGACAAACATAAGTCTGAATGGAAATACATATAAGGATACTTTGCCTGTTACAGTAAAAGATATGGGAGTAGGCAAAGAGTTTATACAGTCGACATTGGGCAGCGACGGCAATACTTATTATTTGGTACTGGTACATCCGTGGCAAAAAGAGCAAGCCGTGGGAATGAACGATTTGGAAGTTGCGGTTTACAGGAAAGACGGCATGTTTGATTTTCCTGCAGTGGACGGCTTAACGCTTTCTTTTGTTCCTACCATGCCTTCCATGGGACACAGCTCGCCCAATAATATAGCTCCAGTAAGCATCGGCAACGGCCATTACAAAGGTAAAGTAAATTTTACTATGACAGGAGACTGGCAACTTGATTTTACCATTAAGAACGGAAGCAATACGCTTGCCAATGGTGTAGATATCGATTTGTTTTTTTAA
- a CDS encoding dipeptidyl-peptidase 5, with product MKKLLFTIAAFTMLQANAQQNLTPETLLKLGRVSALGISKDKKSLIYKVSTPNISENKMDSKIYSISLEGGDATELEKTDDVLDNNRISPDRKYILSSEEVKLDTVLGKDKYADLAQSSAKIYTSLNYRHWDKWFDGSFSHVFFAPYENGNTGEKKDIMQGEPYFCPQQPYGGDEDFIWSPDSKKIIYVTKKKFGTDYAISTNTDIFEYDIASGETKNLTESNKGYDVAPAFNKQVKMAWLQMKTDGYEADKNDLVVSTKGATVNLTGFNDQINVESFIWGNDDKTLFFVAPVDGTLQVFSVNDIGLTKMLPRITQISKGDFDISSIVAQVGDDLIVSKEDISHAAEIYKLNIKTGALTQLTHVNDEAYKNIASVKSERKFITTSDNHKMLEWIVYPPNFDPHKKYPTLLYCQGGPQSPTTQFYSFRWNFQLIASQGYVVVIPSRRGMPGFGTKWNEAVSKDWGGHVIQDYLDAIDDFSKEPFVDTSRRGCIGASFGGYSVYELEGKHDGRFKTFIAHDGIFDFRSMYGTTDEMWFENWEKGGNYWDKSNKVAQHSFEQSPSNFVDKWNTPIMIVQGGIDYRVPEEQGLSAFKAAQLKGIKSKLLYFPDENHWVLKPQNALTWQREFFSWLKETL from the coding sequence ATGAAAAAACTATTATTTACCATAGCCGCATTCACTATGCTACAAGCAAACGCTCAACAAAATCTTACACCGGAAACATTATTAAAACTGGGACGCGTAAGCGCACTCGGCATTTCAAAAGACAAAAAATCTCTGATATACAAAGTGTCCACACCGAATATTTCGGAAAATAAAATGGATTCAAAAATATATTCAATTTCGTTGGAAGGCGGCGACGCCACTGAGCTTGAGAAGACAGATGATGTTTTGGACAACAACAGAATTTCTCCCGACAGAAAATATATTCTCAGCAGTGAAGAAGTAAAACTTGATACAGTTTTGGGAAAAGACAAATATGCAGATTTGGCTCAGTCTTCCGCAAAAATTTATACTTCTTTGAATTACCGTCATTGGGACAAATGGTTTGACGGAAGTTTCAGCCACGTATTTTTTGCACCTTACGAAAACGGTAATACAGGCGAAAAGAAAGACATTATGCAAGGCGAACCATACTTTTGTCCGCAACAACCTTACGGCGGCGATGAGGATTTTATCTGGTCGCCGGACAGTAAAAAAATTATTTACGTTACTAAGAAAAAATTCGGGACGGATTATGCTATCAGCACCAACACCGATATTTTCGAATATGACATTGCCTCAGGCGAAACAAAAAATTTAACTGAAAGCAACAAAGGTTACGATGTTGCGCCCGCCTTCAACAAGCAAGTAAAAATGGCTTGGCTGCAAATGAAAACAGATGGTTATGAAGCCGACAAAAACGATTTGGTTGTATCCACAAAAGGTGCAACTGTAAATCTCACAGGCTTCAATGACCAAATAAATGTTGAATCTTTTATTTGGGGAAATGATGATAAAACGTTGTTCTTCGTCGCGCCGGTTGACGGCACTTTACAAGTGTTCAGCGTGAATGATATTGGCTTAACAAAAATGCTTCCGCGCATTACGCAAATCTCAAAGGGCGATTTTGATATAAGCTCAATCGTAGCGCAAGTCGGCGATGATTTGATTGTATCAAAAGAAGATATTTCTCACGCTGCGGAAATTTATAAACTGAATATTAAAACCGGCGCTCTCACACAACTCACGCACGTAAATGATGAAGCGTATAAAAATATTGCATCGGTAAAATCGGAAAGAAAATTTATCACGACTTCCGACAATCACAAGATGCTCGAATGGATTGTTTATCCACCAAACTTTGACCCGCATAAAAAATATCCGACATTGTTATATTGTCAGGGTGGACCGCAATCGCCCACAACACAGTTTTATTCTTTCCGTTGGAATTTCCAGTTGATTGCTTCGCAAGGATACGTTGTTGTTATTCCTTCGCGTCGCGGAATGCCGGGCTTTGGTACAAAATGGAACGAAGCTGTGAGCAAAGACTGGGGCGGTCATGTAATTCAGGATTATCTCGATGCGATTGACGATTTTTCCAAAGAGCCTTTTGTGGACACTTCGCGCAGAGGCTGTATTGGCGCGAGTTTCGGCGGATATTCTGTTTATGAATTGGAAGGAAAACATGATGGGCGCTTTAAAACGTTCATCGCACATGACGGCATTTTCGATTTCAGAAGTATGTATGGAACAACCGATGAAATGTGGTTTGAGAATTGGGAAAAAGGCGGCAATTACTGGGACAAATCGAACAAAGTTGCACAACATTCTTTTGAGCAATCGCCAAGTAATTTTGTAGATAAATGGAACACACCGATTATGATTGTGCAAGGCGGCATTGATTACCGCGTGCCGGAAGAACAAGGATTGAGCGCATTCAAAGCAGCGCAACTCAAAGGCATTAAAAGCAAGCTATTATATTTCCCCGACGAAAACCATTGGGTGCTGAAACCGCAAAACGCTTTGACATGGCAAAGGGAATTTTTCAGTTGGCTGAAAGAAACATTGTAG
- a CDS encoding DUF4197 domain-containing protein → MKKIILLSSCLLGIAIVQTSDAQSIGSLLKSAGQKVTSSSKSKTSAGNSNLTESQAGSGVKDLLSTSLINSVTALNKPNAFWQSAYKILLPEPLHTADGVLRKLNMGSVADSAEYRMNRAAESAVAFAKPIFTDAIKQMTLTDAIGLVNGGDNSITNYFRNKTHDTLVKAFTPSIQAELDKNGSISAYSQVVSKYNAIPLVKKANPDLSNYVAGKAVDALFDQIGKQEKDIRTNPAAQTTSILKSVFGGGK, encoded by the coding sequence ATGAAAAAGATTATTTTATTATCGTCATGCCTATTAGGAATTGCAATCGTTCAAACATCTGACGCACAGAGCATAGGCTCTTTATTAAAATCTGCCGGACAAAAAGTTACTTCATCCTCTAAAAGTAAAACATCTGCCGGCAACAGCAACCTGACCGAATCGCAAGCAGGTTCCGGCGTAAAAGATTTATTATCCACAAGCCTGATAAACAGCGTTACCGCGCTTAACAAGCCAAACGCTTTTTGGCAGAGTGCTTATAAAATTTTATTGCCCGAACCCTTGCATACAGCCGATGGCGTGCTCCGGAAACTGAATATGGGAAGCGTTGCCGATTCTGCGGAATACAGGATGAATCGTGCGGCTGAATCGGCGGTGGCATTTGCAAAACCTATTTTTACGGATGCCATTAAACAAATGACATTAACAGATGCTATCGGGCTTGTCAATGGCGGAGACAATTCAATAACCAACTACTTCAGAAACAAAACACATGATACGCTGGTCAAAGCCTTCACGCCTTCCATTCAGGCAGAGCTGGATAAAAACGGAAGTATATCGGCATATTCACAGGTTGTAAGTAAATACAATGCTATCCCACTTGTGAAAAAAGCAAATCCCGATTTGTCGAACTATGTAGCAGGAAAAGCTGTAGATGCGCTGTTCGACCAGATTGGCAAACAAGAAAAAGATATAAGAACCAACCCTGCCGCACAAACAACCAGTATTTTAAAATCGGTTTTTGGAGGCGGAAAATAA
- a CDS encoding multidrug effflux MFS transporter: protein MTKKRNGWLILLLGSLAALGPFSIDMYLPGFGDIAKDLQIDESAVPLSLSSFFIGISAGQLLYGPLLDKYGRKKPLYIGLILYIIAAISCLVVQNLHQLIIVRFVQAIGCCAASVASIAMVRDLFSVKESPKIFSLIMLVIAASPMFAPTIGGYIVALLGWKYVFVFLSFVAIVMLLASIFRLPESGKHDPHYSLMPRPIINGFLSVIKVPQFYTYVSIYAVAFAGLFAYVAASPNTFMKIYHLSKTGYGWAFAGLSVAFIGSSQVNSWMLKWFHSKQIVVVSLICQAIFTIVFLVFAINGWLNLGLFITFIALFLICLGLINPNAAALTIAPFSKNAGSASALMGALQMGLGTVASIVVSLFAEESILPIPLIMACASVISLACLFIGLRFIKEEVEDSGEGVFAGH, encoded by the coding sequence ATGACTAAAAAACGAAACGGATGGCTCATTTTGTTGCTTGGTTCTCTTGCAGCGTTGGGACCATTTTCCATTGATATGTATTTGCCCGGTTTTGGCGATATTGCCAAAGATTTACAGATAGATGAATCGGCTGTGCCATTGTCGCTGTCAAGTTTTTTTATCGGTATTTCCGCGGGGCAATTATTGTATGGTCCGTTGCTGGACAAATATGGAAGAAAGAAGCCTTTATATATCGGATTGATATTATACATCATTGCGGCAATCAGTTGTTTGGTTGTACAAAATTTACATCAGTTAATCATCGTAAGATTTGTACAAGCGATTGGTTGTTGCGCGGCATCGGTCGCATCGATTGCTATGGTACGCGATTTATTCAGCGTCAAAGAAAGTCCTAAAATATTTTCATTGATAATGCTTGTAATAGCTGCTTCGCCTATGTTTGCACCGACTATTGGCGGGTATATTGTTGCCTTGTTAGGCTGGAAATATGTGTTTGTATTTTTAAGTTTTGTTGCGATTGTCATGTTGCTTGCATCGATTTTCAGATTGCCCGAAAGCGGCAAGCACGACCCGCATTATTCCTTGATGCCGCGACCGATTATTAATGGATTTTTGTCTGTAATTAAAGTGCCGCAATTTTATACGTATGTATCTATTTATGCCGTTGCTTTTGCGGGTTTGTTTGCTTACGTCGCGGCTTCGCCGAATACTTTTATGAAGATATATCATTTAAGCAAAACCGGCTATGGCTGGGCATTTGCGGGGTTGTCGGTTGCTTTTATCGGTTCGAGCCAGGTAAATAGTTGGATGCTGAAATGGTTTCACAGTAAGCAGATTGTTGTGGTTTCATTAATTTGTCAAGCTATTTTTACGATTGTTTTTTTAGTATTTGCAATCAATGGTTGGTTGAATTTGGGATTGTTCATTACATTCATTGCGCTATTCCTGATTTGCCTGGGACTAATCAATCCAAATGCCGCGGCACTTACCATTGCGCCTTTCAGCAAAAACGCGGGCAGCGCATCGGCATTAATGGGCGCGCTGCAAATGGGATTAGGAACTGTTGCTTCCATTGTTGTAAGCCTGTTCGCGGAAGAGTCCATTTTGCCGATTCCCTTGATTATGGCTTGCGCATCTGTAATCAGTTTGGCATGTCTGTTCATCGGGCTAAGATTTATCAAAGAAGAAGTTGAGGATTCCGGCGAAGGTGTTTTTGCAGGACACTGA
- a CDS encoding aldo/keto reductase — MKYNLLGDTGLLVSEICFGTMTFGGQNAGMWDNIGKLQQQEVNDMIKAVIDAGINFIDTANVYSFGQSEQLLGQAIKDLGIKRDEVVIATKVLGQMKEKPNSAGLSRYHIFNSVDESLQRLQLDHIDVLYIHGVDLLTPVEEIMHSLNDIVLSGKVRYIAVCNLPAWMVMKAQGIAREKGWNKFVGLQYYYSIASRDIEREIVPLAKDQHLSIMPWSPLAGGFLSGKYRRDTSSAGDSRRDAFDFPPINKEKAYNIIDVMDEIAKKHNTSIAGIALAWVRVQSGITSTIIGAKRPEQLRQNIDSVNIVFDEDDLSKLDAVSALTPEYPGWMVERQSGYRK; from the coding sequence ATGAAATACAATCTTTTAGGCGATACCGGACTTTTGGTATCCGAAATCTGCTTTGGCACAATGACTTTCGGCGGACAGAATGCAGGTATGTGGGACAATATCGGCAAGCTGCAACAGCAGGAAGTAAACGATATGATTAAGGCTGTAATCGATGCAGGCATCAACTTTATAGATACAGCGAATGTTTACTCCTTTGGTCAGTCGGAACAATTACTTGGGCAGGCAATTAAAGACTTAGGTATTAAACGGGATGAAGTTGTTATTGCAACTAAAGTTTTAGGTCAAATGAAAGAAAAGCCTAATAGTGCGGGGCTTTCCCGTTATCATATTTTTAATTCCGTGGATGAAAGTTTGCAGCGTTTGCAATTAGACCACATCGACGTTTTGTATATTCATGGCGTGGACTTGCTTACTCCTGTTGAAGAAATAATGCACTCGTTAAACGATATTGTTTTGTCAGGAAAAGTACGCTACATTGCCGTTTGTAATTTGCCCGCGTGGATGGTAATGAAAGCGCAGGGAATTGCACGCGAAAAAGGATGGAATAAATTTGTCGGCTTACAATATTATTATTCTATTGCCTCGCGCGATATTGAAAGAGAAATTGTGCCGCTGGCGAAAGACCAGCATTTGTCCATTATGCCGTGGAGTCCGCTGGCCGGCGGCTTCCTTTCCGGGAAATACAGGCGTGATACTTCAAGCGCAGGCGACTCTCGCCGCGATGCATTCGACTTCCCTCCCATCAACAAAGAAAAAGCCTATAACATTATCGATGTGATGGACGAGATTGCGAAGAAACACAACACATCTATTGCAGGCATTGCGCTTGCTTGGGTACGTGTGCAATCTGGAATTACAAGTACGATTATCGGGGCAAAACGTCCCGAACAATTACGACAAAATATTGATTCCGTAAATATTGTTTTTGATGAGGACGACTTGTCTAAATTAGATGCCGTAAGTGCTTTAACACCGGAATATCCCGGCTGGATGGTTGAACGGCAAAGTGGATATAGAAAGTAA